A DNA window from Aminipila luticellarii contains the following coding sequences:
- a CDS encoding APC family permease — protein sequence MSSKGNSGAPAEVGFKKEIGLFGGVSIIGGIMIGSGIFYLGSYVLERTHMSMGLALLCWIVGGIVSLLGGLCFAELGASSPKSGGMVVYLDEAYHPVVGYMFGFTSWLLSGAGSIAALAIALPTALRGYLDLSDASIKIIAIALIILLTLYNSMGIKRGTILQNVSMVAKIIPIVIIICGALFLGQQHPDLTLAPADGTEAGFSAIIGMIAFATVATLWAYEGWTNLNSLAEEMKNPAKNLPRALLLGIGAITIIYTLFNFAIYKVLPHTEIVNMIGDGNLYLGTEVAKRVFGGIGGGLVLATMLIAMFSSLNGMIIAFPRNYYAMAKEGHFFKSYGKLHPKYNVPTTALIGQAIISSILVLLRNLDQLTSLVVFAGMLFNVLCVVAVIVYRKRYPNLARPYKAWGYPVTVIISILLFFGLMLNTLMEDTVTALIGLVVPVAGAIVYFIFDKKIKAEKNKA from the coding sequence ATGAGTTCAAAAGGTAATTCAGGTGCGCCTGCTGAAGTTGGTTTCAAAAAAGAAATCGGTCTGTTCGGCGGTGTGAGCATCATTGGCGGAATCATGATTGGTTCAGGAATTTTTTATTTAGGTTCATATGTATTGGAACGAACTCACATGAGCATGGGCTTAGCGCTGTTATGCTGGATTGTTGGAGGTATCGTATCCTTACTTGGCGGACTGTGCTTTGCGGAATTAGGCGCATCCAGTCCGAAATCAGGTGGTATGGTTGTTTATTTGGATGAAGCGTATCATCCGGTCGTTGGGTATATGTTTGGTTTTACAAGCTGGCTGCTGAGCGGTGCAGGTTCTATTGCCGCATTGGCGATTGCACTGCCGACTGCCTTGAGAGGCTATCTGGATTTGTCCGATGCTTCCATCAAGATAATCGCGATTGCATTGATTATTCTGCTGACTTTGTATAATTCCATGGGAATTAAACGGGGAACCATCTTACAGAATGTATCTATGGTTGCAAAAATCATCCCAATTGTTATCATTATTTGCGGGGCACTTTTCTTAGGCCAGCAGCATCCAGATCTGACTTTGGCTCCTGCGGATGGCACAGAAGCAGGGTTTAGTGCCATCATCGGTATGATCGCATTTGCTACGGTAGCCACCTTATGGGCATATGAAGGCTGGACCAACTTGAATTCCCTTGCGGAAGAAATGAAAAATCCGGCTAAGAACCTGCCAAGAGCATTACTGCTTGGTATCGGTGCTATCACAATCATCTATACTTTATTCAACTTTGCGATCTATAAGGTTCTTCCGCATACGGAAATCGTAAACATGATCGGAGACGGAAATCTATATCTGGGAACAGAGGTAGCAAAACGTGTATTCGGCGGCATAGGCGGAGGTCTGGTACTGGCGACCATGCTGATTGCCATGTTCAGTTCCTTAAACGGAATGATCATTGCCTTCCCTCGTAACTACTATGCCATGGCAAAAGAAGGACATTTCTTCAAGAGCTATGGAAAGCTGCACCCGAAGTACAATGTTCCTACAACAGCTTTAATCGGTCAGGCGATCATCTCCAGCATATTGGTTCTTTTAAGAAATCTGGATCAGCTGACCTCTTTGGTCGTATTTGCGGGAATGCTGTTCAACGTACTTTGCGTAGTGGCTGTTATTGTTTACAGAAAGAGATATCCAAACTTGGCACGTCCGTACAAAGCTTGGGGCTATCCGGTCACAGTTATCATTTCCATTCTTCTGTTCTTTGGCTTAATGCTGAACACCCTGATGGAAGATACCGTTACCGCTTTAATTGGTTTAGTAGTACCGGTTGCAGGTGCTATCGTTTACTTTATATTCGATAAGAAAATAAAAGCAGAAAAAAATAAAGCATAA